Proteins co-encoded in one Ruegeria pomeroyi DSS-3 genomic window:
- a CDS encoding 2-hydroxyacid dehydrogenase: protein MPANVLFSARSELWPVYQPLISTYLREMGIDFDLRRDFPPEEVDYVVYAPNGGLRDFTPFTRLKAVLSLWAGVESIADNPTLTVPLARMVDHGLTQGMTEWVVGHVLRYHLGMDAHIHGLNGDWRQDVPPLASQRQVTILGLGALGEAAARALSALGFQVTGWSRSPKELPGIACLHGPDGLDQALARAEILVLLLPSTAATENTLNTQTLARLPRGARIINPGRGPLIDDDALLAALDSGQVGHATLDVFRIEPLPRDHPYWGHPNVTVTPHIASETRPETAAQVICENIRRGESGEMFLHLVDRSLGY, encoded by the coding sequence ATGCCCGCAAATGTGCTCTTTTCCGCGCGTTCCGAACTTTGGCCCGTCTATCAGCCGCTGATCTCGACCTATCTCCGTGAAATGGGCATCGACTTTGACCTGCGCAGAGACTTCCCACCGGAGGAGGTCGACTATGTCGTCTATGCCCCCAATGGCGGCCTGCGCGATTTCACCCCCTTCACCCGGCTCAAGGCGGTGTTGAGCCTCTGGGCCGGGGTCGAGAGCATCGCGGACAATCCCACCCTGACGGTGCCCTTGGCGCGGATGGTCGATCACGGGCTGACCCAGGGCATGACCGAATGGGTGGTGGGGCATGTGCTGCGCTACCATCTCGGGATGGATGCCCATATCCACGGGCTGAACGGCGACTGGCGCCAGGACGTGCCACCACTGGCCAGCCAGAGGCAGGTCACCATCCTGGGCCTCGGCGCGCTGGGAGAGGCCGCCGCGCGCGCCCTGAGCGCACTCGGCTTCCAGGTCACGGGGTGGAGCAGATCGCCCAAGGAACTGCCCGGCATCGCCTGCCTGCATGGGCCGGACGGGCTGGACCAGGCGCTGGCCCGCGCCGAAATCCTCGTTCTGCTGCTGCCCAGCACAGCGGCAACCGAAAACACGCTTAATACCCAAACGCTGGCCCGCCTACCCCGGGGCGCCCGCATCATCAATCCCGGACGCGGGCCGCTGATCGACGACGACGCCCTGCTTGCCGCGCTTGACAGCGGGCAGGTGGGCCATGCGACGCTCGATGTGTTCCGCATCGAACCGCTGCCCCGCGATCATCCCTATTGGGGACATCCCAATGTCACCGTCACCCCGCATATCGCCTCGGAAACCCGTCCCGAAACGGCAGCACAGGTGATCTGCGAGAATATTCGCCGGGGCGAAAGCGGCGAGATGTTCCTGCACCTGGTCGACCGCAGCCTCGGCTATTGA
- a CDS encoding HesA/MoeB/ThiF family protein — protein MLLVLALAAGLWTMGHVMGVSRRARLVMLCALFAVVLMLQFALPVSHPLRAATGGSPALWLLIGGFALLAFGYGSGVAWLKARAQGRPAETTAKPGSFTETELDRYARHIVLRELGGPGQKRLKQARVLVIGAGGLGAPALQYLAAAGVGTIGVIDDDVVENANLQRQVIHRDADIGKPKVFSAEAAMLAQNPAIAVRPYHRRLTEEIAADLFADYDLILDGTDNFTTRYLANQVAVAQGKPLISGALSQWEGQLSVFHPAGDTPCYQCIFPEAPAPGLAPSCAEAGVIGPLPGVVGAMMAVEAIKLITDAGAPLKGEMLIYDALYGESRKIRLSRRADCPICGQG, from the coding sequence ATGCTGCTGGTGCTGGCACTGGCGGCGGGTCTCTGGACCATGGGCCATGTGATGGGCGTGTCCCGCCGGGCCCGGCTGGTGATGCTCTGCGCCCTCTTTGCCGTTGTTCTGATGTTGCAATTCGCCTTGCCTGTGTCGCACCCGCTGCGCGCGGCGACCGGCGGGTCGCCTGCGCTCTGGCTGCTGATTGGCGGCTTTGCCCTTCTGGCCTTTGGCTATGGCAGCGGGGTCGCCTGGCTCAAGGCGCGCGCGCAGGGCCGACCTGCCGAGACCACGGCAAAACCCGGCAGTTTCACCGAGACCGAGCTGGACCGTTACGCCCGCCATATCGTGTTGCGCGAGTTGGGCGGACCAGGGCAGAAGCGGCTGAAGCAGGCGCGGGTTCTGGTGATCGGGGCCGGGGGGCTGGGCGCGCCCGCGCTGCAATATCTGGCGGCGGCAGGGGTCGGCACCATCGGTGTGATCGACGATGATGTGGTCGAGAACGCCAACCTGCAACGGCAGGTGATCCACCGCGATGCCGATATCGGCAAGCCCAAGGTGTTTTCGGCCGAGGCCGCCATGCTGGCGCAGAACCCGGCGATAGCCGTGCGCCCCTATCACCGGCGCCTGACCGAAGAGATCGCGGCCGATCTGTTTGCCGATTACGATCTGATCCTGGACGGGACCGACAATTTCACCACCCGCTATCTGGCCAACCAAGTGGCGGTGGCACAGGGCAAGCCTCTGATCTCGGGGGCGCTGTCGCAATGGGAAGGGCAGCTGAGCGTCTTTCACCCGGCAGGCGATACGCCCTGTTACCAGTGCATCTTTCCCGAGGCGCCCGCGCCCGGGCTGGCGCCGTCCTGTGCCGAGGCCGGGGTGATCGGCCCCTTGCCCGGCGTGGTGGGGGCGATGATGGCGGTCGAGGCGATCAAGCTGATCACCGATGCCGGAGCGCCCCTCAAGGGTGAAATGCTGATCTATGACGCGCTTTATGGCGAAAGCCGCAAGATTCGGCTCAGCCGCCGGGCCGATTGCCCGATTTGCGGCCAGGGGTGA
- a CDS encoding trans-sulfuration enzyme family protein: MTKTNRPAGPMTTAIHAGEAPDPATLASAPPIHMSSTYVSEDVLGFSAHDLTPQSPYAYSRWANPTVAMLEAKIAAMQGTEACLCTASGMAAAAAIFFTFLSAGDHVIVSDVSYAGVAELARDTLPRMGIAVSTVDMSDLAAVAAAIRPETRLIHTETPVNPIGRLTDLAAISALARQAGALLSCDATFASPLGMDTVALGVDLTMHSVTKYICGHGDAVAGAVCGRADLVSRMRVEAAIHHGGVLSPFNAWLIARGAATLPLRMKAHAAGAHAVAEWLEADPRVGRVIYPGLPSHPQAELAARQMSNMSAMISFQVGDAATGERLARQMIERLEVIHYAVSLGHHRSLIFWMGTEGLMETSFRLEGAQLEAYRAYAGDGIFRLSVGLEDPEDLIADLDRAIA; encoded by the coding sequence ATGACAAAGACCAACCGCCCGGCGGGCCCGATGACCACCGCAATTCACGCCGGAGAGGCCCCGGATCCGGCAACGCTGGCCTCGGCACCGCCGATCCACATGTCCTCGACCTATGTGTCCGAGGATGTGCTGGGCTTCTCTGCCCATGACCTGACGCCGCAAAGCCCCTATGCCTATTCGCGCTGGGCCAATCCAACCGTCGCGATGCTCGAGGCCAAGATCGCCGCGATGCAGGGAACCGAGGCCTGCCTGTGCACCGCGTCGGGCATGGCGGCGGCGGCGGCGATCTTCTTCACCTTCCTGTCGGCAGGCGATCATGTGATCGTATCCGATGTCTCTTATGCGGGCGTGGCGGAACTGGCGCGCGACACGCTGCCCCGGATGGGGATCGCGGTCAGCACCGTGGACATGTCCGACCTTGCCGCCGTGGCGGCGGCGATCCGGCCCGAGACCAGGCTGATCCATACCGAAACGCCGGTGAACCCGATCGGGCGGCTGACCGACCTGGCCGCGATCTCGGCCCTGGCACGGCAGGCAGGCGCGCTGTTGAGCTGTGACGCCACCTTTGCCTCGCCCCTGGGAATGGACACGGTTGCACTGGGCGTCGATCTGACCATGCATTCGGTCACCAAATACATCTGCGGCCATGGCGATGCGGTGGCGGGTGCGGTCTGTGGCCGGGCCGATCTGGTCTCGCGGATGCGGGTCGAGGCGGCGATCCATCACGGCGGGGTGCTGTCACCCTTCAACGCCTGGCTGATCGCGCGCGGCGCCGCCACGCTGCCGCTCAGGATGAAGGCGCATGCGGCGGGCGCACATGCGGTGGCCGAGTGGCTGGAGGCCGATCCCCGCGTCGGTCGGGTGATCTATCCCGGCCTGCCATCACATCCGCAGGCGGAGCTTGCCGCGCGGCAGATGTCGAACATGTCGGCGATGATCTCGTTCCAGGTGGGCGATGCCGCCACGGGCGAACGCCTGGCCCGGCAGATGATCGAGCGGCTTGAGGTGATCCATTATGCCGTGTCTCTGGGCCATCACCGCAGCCTGATCTTCTGGATGGGGACCGAGGGGCTGATGGAAACCTCGTTCCGGCTGGAGGGCGCCCAACTGGAAGCCTATCGCGCCTATGCGGGCGACGGGATTTTCCGCCTGTCGGTGGGGCTGGAAGACCCCGAGGACCTGATCGCCGATCTGGATCGGGCGATCGCCTAA
- a CDS encoding rod shape-determining protein: MGFFDNLSGLFAADMAIDLGTANTLVYVKGRGIILSEPSVVAYHVKDGVKKVLAVGEDAKLMLGRTPGSIEAIRPMREGVIADFDTAEEMIKHFIRKVHKRSTFSKPKIIVCVPHGATPVEKRAIRQSVLSAGARRAGLIAEPIAAAIGAGMPITDPTGNMVVDIGGGTTEVAVLSLGDIVYARSVRVGGDRMDEAIISYLRRQQNLLVGESTAERIKTSIGTARMPDDGRGQSMLIRGRDLLNGVPKEIEISQAQVAEALAEPVQQICEAVMTALETTPPDLAADIVDRGVMLTGGGALLGDLDLALREQTGLAVSIADESLNCVALGTGKALEYEKQLRHAIDYDS, translated from the coding sequence ATGGGGTTCTTTGACAATTTGAGTGGTCTGTTCGCAGCGGACATGGCCATCGACCTGGGAACCGCCAACACGCTGGTCTATGTCAAGGGACGGGGCATCATCCTGTCCGAACCCTCGGTGGTGGCCTATCACGTCAAGGACGGGGTCAAGAAGGTTCTCGCCGTGGGCGAGGATGCTAAGCTGATGCTGGGCCGAACCCCGGGCAGCATCGAGGCGATCCGCCCGATGCGCGAAGGCGTGATCGCCGATTTCGACACCGCCGAAGAGATGATCAAGCATTTCATCCGCAAGGTGCACAAACGCTCGACCTTCTCGAAACCCAAGATCATCGTCTGCGTCCCCCATGGCGCCACCCCGGTGGAAAAGCGCGCGATCCGTCAGTCGGTGCTGAGCGCCGGCGCCCGCCGCGCGGGCCTGATCGCCGAACCCATCGCGGCGGCCATCGGGGCCGGCATGCCGATCACCGACCCGACCGGCAACATGGTTGTCGATATCGGCGGCGGCACCACCGAGGTGGCCGTCCTGTCGCTGGGTGACATCGTCTATGCCCGCTCGGTCCGCGTCGGCGGCGACCGGATGGACGAGGCGATCATCAGCTACCTGCGCCGTCAGCAGAACCTGCTGGTGGGCGAAAGCACCGCCGAACGCATCAAGACCTCGATCGGAACCGCGCGCATGCCCGATGACGGGCGCGGCCAGTCGATGCTGATCCGGGGTCGCGACCTGCTCAATGGCGTGCCAAAGGAGATCGAGATCAGCCAGGCCCAGGTGGCCGAGGCGCTGGCCGAACCGGTGCAGCAGATCTGCGAGGCGGTGATGACCGCGCTGGAGACCACGCCGCCCGATCTGGCAGCCGATATCGTCGACCGGGGCGTCATGCTGACCGGCGGCGGTGCGCTGCTGGGCGATCTTGACCTGGCCCTGCGCGAACAGACCGGGCTGGCGGTTTCGATTGCCGATGAAAGCCTGAACTGTGTGGCACTCGGCACCGGCAAGGCGCTGGAATACGAAAAGCAGCTGCGCCACGCGATTGACTACGACAGCTAA
- a CDS encoding M3 family metallopeptidase, translating to MTNPILADWQTPFDIAPFDRIADSDFAPALEVALAEHRAEIAAIADSPEAPTFANVIEALEAAGGALDRVLGVFFTVAGADSNPAREELQRAFSPQLAAHFSEISANKALFARVAAVWEARADLELSDEQQRVLMLTHRGFVRAGAALSGEAEARMKEIKARLAVLGTEFTQNLLADERDWFMDLSEDDLEGLPDFVTAAARAAGQEKEAAGPVVTLSRSLIVPFLQFSPRRDLRERAYRAWVARGANGGKTDNRAIATETLTLRQERAALLGYDSFAAYKLETEMARSPDRVRDLLMQVWAPARARAEADAEVLTAMMQEDGINGPLEPWDWHYYAARRRKAEHDLDEAALKPYLQLDRMIEASFACANRLFGLEFRPLDIALYHPDCRAWEVTRDGRHVAVFIGDYFARGSKRSGAWCSAMRAQAKFPRTQAPVVINVCNFAKGDPALLSYDDARTLFHEFGHALHQMLSDVTYESVSGTSVARDFVELPSQLYEHWLEVPEVLAEFATHAETGAPMPAEMLEKVLGAANFDQGFQTVEYVASALVDLAFHDGPAPSDPMAKQAEVLAELGMPHAIGMRHATPHFAHVFAGDGYSSGYYSYMWSEVMDADAFAAFEEAGGAFDPDRAEALERHILSTGGSRDAEDLYLAFRGRLPGVEALLKGRGLIAA from the coding sequence ATGACCAATCCCATCCTTGCCGACTGGCAGACCCCGTTCGACATCGCCCCGTTCGACCGGATCGCAGACAGCGATTTCGCCCCGGCGCTGGAGGTGGCGCTGGCCGAACACCGGGCCGAGATCGCCGCCATCGCCGACAGCCCCGAGGCGCCGACCTTTGCCAATGTGATCGAGGCGCTCGAGGCGGCAGGCGGCGCGCTGGACCGGGTGCTGGGCGTGTTCTTTACCGTGGCGGGTGCGGACAGCAATCCGGCGCGCGAAGAATTGCAGCGCGCGTTCTCGCCCCAGCTGGCGGCGCATTTTTCCGAGATTTCGGCCAACAAGGCGCTGTTCGCCCGCGTCGCCGCCGTGTGGGAGGCGCGCGCGGATCTCGAACTGAGCGACGAACAGCAGCGGGTGCTGATGCTGACCCATCGTGGCTTTGTCCGTGCGGGCGCGGCGCTCAGCGGTGAGGCTGAAGCGCGGATGAAAGAGATCAAGGCGCGACTGGCGGTGCTGGGTACCGAATTCACCCAGAACCTGCTGGCGGACGAGCGCGACTGGTTCATGGACCTGTCCGAGGACGATCTGGAGGGGCTGCCTGATTTCGTCACCGCCGCCGCCCGCGCGGCGGGGCAAGAAAAAGAGGCCGCAGGCCCGGTGGTGACCCTGTCGCGCTCGCTGATCGTGCCGTTCCTGCAATTCTCGCCGCGCCGCGATCTGCGTGAGCGGGCCTATCGCGCCTGGGTGGCGCGTGGGGCCAATGGCGGCAAGACCGACAACCGCGCCATCGCGACCGAGACCCTGACCCTGCGCCAGGAGCGCGCGGCGCTATTGGGCTATGACAGTTTCGCCGCATACAAGCTGGAAACCGAGATGGCGCGTAGCCCCGACCGGGTGCGCGATCTCTTGATGCAGGTCTGGGCACCCGCCCGCGCGCGGGCCGAGGCGGATGCCGAGGTGCTGACGGCGATGATGCAGGAGGACGGGATCAACGGCCCGCTGGAACCCTGGGACTGGCACTATTACGCGGCACGGCGGCGCAAGGCCGAGCATGATCTGGATGAAGCGGCGCTGAAACCCTATCTGCAGCTCGACCGCATGATCGAGGCGTCCTTTGCCTGTGCCAACCGCCTGTTCGGGCTGGAGTTCCGCCCGCTCGACATCGCGCTCTATCACCCCGATTGCCGGGCCTGGGAGGTGACACGGGATGGTCGGCATGTGGCCGTCTTTATCGGCGACTATTTCGCGCGCGGCTCGAAACGCTCGGGCGCCTGGTGCTCGGCGATGCGGGCGCAGGCGAAGTTCCCGCGCACCCAGGCGCCGGTGGTGATCAACGTCTGCAACTTCGCCAAGGGCGATCCGGCGCTGCTGAGCTATGATGACGCGCGCACTCTGTTTCATGAATTCGGCCACGCGCTGCACCAGATGCTGTCGGATGTGACCTATGAAAGCGTGTCGGGCACATCGGTCGCGCGCGATTTCGTGGAACTGCCCAGCCAGCTTTACGAGCATTGGCTGGAGGTGCCCGAGGTGCTGGCCGAGTTCGCCACCCATGCCGAGACCGGTGCGCCGATGCCCGCCGAGATGCTGGAAAAGGTGTTGGGCGCGGCCAATTTTGACCAAGGGTTCCAGACGGTGGAATATGTCGCCTCGGCCCTGGTGGACCTGGCGTTTCACGACGGCCCGGCGCCGTCTGATCCGATGGCGAAACAGGCCGAGGTGCTGGCGGAGCTGGGGATGCCCCATGCCATCGGCATGCGGCACGCCACCCCGCATTTCGCGCATGTCTTTGCCGGTGATGGCTATAGCTCGGGCTATTACAGCTATATGTGGTCCGAGGTGATGGATGCCGACGCCTTTGCCGCGTTCGAGGAGGCGGGCGGTGCCTTTGACCCGGACCGGGCCGAAGCGCTGGAGCGGCATATCCTGTCGACAGGCGGGTCGCGCGATGCCGAGGACCTCTATCTGGCCTTCCGGGGCCGCTTGCCGGGGGTCGAGGCCCTGCTCAAAGGCCGCGGATTGATCGCGGCCTGA
- the rodA gene encoding rod shape-determining protein RodA has product MSYLEYTVKSTPSGLRKILYMNWPLTLLLISVASAGFLMLYSVAGGSFSPWAEPQIKRFMAGLVVMTAVAMVPIWFWRNMAAVAYGGSLVLLVMVELFGAVGMGAQRWIDLGFMRLQPSELTKITLVMVLAAYYDWLPGKKTSRPLWVLVPVLIILVPTALVLKQPDLGTAILLLSAGGALMFLAGVHWAYFAAVIAAGVGLITAVFKSRGTDWQLLKDYQFRRIDTFLDPSSDPLGAGYHITQSKIALGSGGWSGRGFMQGTQSRLNFLPEKHTDFIFTTLAEEFGFIGGISLLSLYALIIAFCVATALATRDRFSSLVTLGIAVNFFLFFAVNMSMVMGLAPVVGVPLPMVSYGGSAMLVLLVAFGLVHSAHIHRPR; this is encoded by the coding sequence ATGAGCTATCTTGAGTATACGGTCAAATCGACACCCAGCGGCCTGCGCAAGATTCTCTACATGAACTGGCCGCTGACGCTGCTGTTGATCTCGGTCGCCTCGGCCGGTTTCCTGATGCTCTATTCCGTCGCCGGCGGCTCGTTCAGCCCCTGGGCCGAACCGCAGATCAAGCGGTTCATGGCCGGGCTGGTGGTGATGACCGCGGTGGCGATGGTGCCGATCTGGTTCTGGCGCAACATGGCCGCCGTCGCCTATGGCGGATCGCTGGTGTTGCTGGTCATGGTCGAGCTGTTCGGCGCCGTCGGCATGGGCGCCCAGCGCTGGATCGACCTGGGTTTCATGCGCCTGCAACCCTCGGAGCTGACCAAGATCACCCTGGTGATGGTGCTGGCAGCCTATTACGACTGGCTGCCGGGCAAGAAGACCTCGCGCCCGCTCTGGGTGCTGGTGCCGGTGCTGATCATCCTGGTCCCCACCGCGCTGGTGTTGAAACAGCCCGACCTGGGCACCGCCATCCTGCTGCTCTCTGCGGGTGGGGCGTTGATGTTCCTGGCCGGGGTGCATTGGGCCTATTTCGCCGCCGTCATCGCGGCGGGCGTGGGGCTGATCACGGCCGTGTTCAAAAGCCGTGGAACCGATTGGCAATTGCTCAAGGATTATCAGTTCCGCCGCATCGACACCTTTCTGGACCCGTCCTCGGATCCGCTCGGCGCCGGCTATCACATCACCCAGTCAAAGATCGCGCTGGGGTCGGGCGGCTGGTCGGGGCGGGGCTTCATGCAGGGCACCCAGTCTCGGCTGAACTTCCTGCCCGAAAAACATACCGATTTCATCTTTACCACGCTGGCCGAGGAGTTCGGCTTTATCGGCGGTATTTCTCTGCTGTCGCTCTATGCGCTGATCATCGCGTTTTGCGTGGCCACCGCGCTTGCCACGCGCGACCGGTTCTCCTCGCTTGTGACACTGGGGATCGCGGTCAATTTCTTCCTGTTCTTTGCGGTTAACATGTCGATGGTGATGGGGCTCGCCCCGGTGGTCGGGGTGCCGCTGCCGATGGTCAGCTATGGCGGTTCTGCCATGCTGGTGCTGCTGGTGGCGTTCGGCCTTGTGCACAGCGCCCATATCCACCGGCCCCGCTGA
- the mrdA gene encoding penicillin-binding protein 2, with the protein MRRSARDMDKVQRVLTRRTLLLGGIQAAFIGGLAMRMRYMQVDQADQFRLLAEENRINIRLIPPSRGELFDRNGAIIAQNTPSYRIVMVREDAGDVDAVVANLQRLIPLDPEELDRALAEMRRSPPFLPVTLADQISWEHISKVAVNAPALPGITPEVGLTRVYPQASDFAHVVGYVGPVSDYDLSQIQDPEPVLRIPRFQIGKVGLEAKQEDLLRGKAGAKRVEVNANGRVMRELDRREGKPGADLQLTVDSALQSYVQARLGQESAAAVVIDCETGDLRAIASAPSFDPNLFVRGISVADYRGLTEDPYRPLANKSVQGAYPPGSTFKMITAMAALEAGITNPEETVYCPGFLEVSNRRFHCWKRGGHGHMNLEESLEQSCDVYYYDVALKVGIDRISAMAEEFGLGVRHDIPMSAVARGLAPNRDWKARVHGQDWLVGDTANASIGQGFMLASPLQLAVMTARIATGRKVAPRLVKSIDGVEQPSGAGEPLAVNQANLRRLRKGMYAVSNNRRGTAYRSRILADDNRMAGKTGTSQVRNITAAERAAGVIRNEDLPWERRDHALFVCFAPFDNPRFAVSVVVEHGGGGSTAAAPIARDILLQALYDGFPPLESYPAKDRSRIEAQQERLRRELRPVTRPEDKDRA; encoded by the coding sequence ATGAGACGGTCGGCCCGTGACATGGACAAGGTACAGCGGGTTCTGACCCGCCGCACCCTGCTGCTGGGCGGGATACAGGCGGCCTTCATCGGCGGGTTGGCGATGCGCATGCGCTATATGCAGGTCGATCAGGCCGATCAGTTTCGCCTGCTGGCCGAGGAAAACCGGATCAACATCCGCCTGATCCCGCCGTCCCGGGGCGAGCTGTTTGACCGCAACGGTGCCATCATCGCCCAGAACACCCCTTCGTATCGGATCGTCATGGTGCGCGAGGACGCGGGCGATGTGGATGCGGTGGTTGCCAATCTGCAGCGTCTGATCCCGCTCGATCCCGAGGAACTGGACCGCGCCCTGGCCGAGATGCGCCGCTCGCCGCCCTTCCTGCCTGTTACCCTGGCCGACCAGATCAGTTGGGAACATATCTCGAAAGTGGCGGTGAACGCCCCCGCCCTGCCCGGCATCACGCCCGAGGTCGGCCTGACCCGGGTCTATCCGCAGGCCAGCGATTTTGCCCATGTGGTGGGCTATGTCGGCCCGGTCAGCGACTATGACCTGAGCCAGATACAGGACCCTGAACCGGTGCTGCGCATCCCGCGCTTTCAGATCGGCAAGGTCGGGCTGGAGGCCAAGCAAGAGGATCTGCTGCGCGGCAAGGCCGGCGCCAAACGGGTCGAAGTCAACGCCAATGGCCGCGTCATGCGCGAGCTGGACCGGCGCGAGGGCAAGCCCGGCGCCGATCTGCAGCTGACCGTGGACTCGGCGCTGCAATCCTATGTGCAGGCAAGATTGGGACAGGAAAGCGCGGCTGCCGTGGTCATCGACTGCGAAACCGGCGACCTGCGCGCCATCGCCTCGGCCCCCAGTTTCGATCCCAACCTGTTCGTGCGTGGCATCTCGGTGGCCGACTACCGGGGCCTGACCGAGGACCCCTATCGCCCGCTGGCCAACAAGTCGGTCCAGGGCGCCTATCCGCCCGGCTCGACCTTCAAGATGATCACCGCGATGGCGGCGCTCGAGGCAGGGATCACCAACCCCGAGGAGACGGTCTATTGCCCCGGCTTCCTCGAGGTCAGTAACCGCCGTTTCCATTGCTGGAAACGCGGCGGCCACGGCCATATGAACCTGGAAGAGTCGCTGGAGCAGAGCTGCGACGTCTATTACTACGACGTGGCGCTCAAGGTCGGGATCGACAGGATCTCGGCCATGGCCGAGGAGTTCGGCCTGGGCGTCCGCCACGATATCCCGATGTCCGCCGTGGCGCGCGGGCTGGCCCCCAACCGCGACTGGAAGGCGCGCGTGCATGGCCAGGACTGGCTGGTCGGCGATACCGCCAACGCCTCGATCGGTCAGGGCTTCATGCTGGCCTCGCCGCTGCAACTGGCGGTGATGACCGCCCGGATCGCCACCGGGCGCAAGGTGGCGCCGCGGCTGGTGAAATCCATCGACGGGGTCGAGCAGCCCTCGGGCGCGGGCGAGCCGCTGGCGGTGAACCAGGCCAACCTGCGCCGCCTGCGCAAGGGCATGTACGCGGTCAGCAACAATCGCCGTGGCACCGCCTATCGCAGCCGCATCCTGGCCGATGACAACCGGATGGCGGGCAAGACCGGCACCAGTCAGGTCCGCAACATTACAGCCGCCGAGCGTGCCGCCGGGGTGATCCGCAACGAGGACCTGCCCTGGGAACGCCGCGACCATGCGCTGTTTGTCTGCTTCGCCCCCTTCGACAACCCGCGTTTCGCGGTGTCGGTGGTGGTCGAACATGGCGGCGGCGGCTCGACCGCGGCGGCGCCGATCGCCCGCGACATCCTGCTTCAGGCGCTCTATGACGGGTTCCCGCCACTCGAGTCCTATCCGGCCAAGGACCGCAGCCGGATCGAGGCGCAGCAGGAACGGCTGCGCCGCGAGTTGCGCCCGGTCACCCGGCCCGAGGACAAGGACCGCGCATGA
- the mreC gene encoding rod shape-determining protein MreC: MARDRSQREDYAGPLRRLLLGVLLLCLLGIFLVWRIDSPRVERFRAQVVDTVIPSMDWAMVPVTGTINLIRDFQSYQRLSEQNRELRSELRQMRAWKEAALQLEQENARLLDLNNVRLDPRLTYITGVVMADSGSPFRQSVLLNVGARDGIVDGWAAMDGIGLVGRISGVGQSSARVILLTDAASSIPATIQPSGQTALITGDNTAAPVVDFLENRELVRPGDRVVTSGDGGVFPAGLLIGQVAEDRTGRLRVRLSADYERLEFLRVLRHHGTEKIEDHGDVVGPPAPAAPDTSALTTPAEATDG, encoded by the coding sequence TTGGCACGCGACCGCTCACAGCGCGAGGACTATGCCGGCCCCCTGCGCCGCCTGTTGCTCGGGGTTCTGCTGCTGTGTCTGCTGGGCATCTTTCTGGTCTGGCGCATCGACAGCCCGCGGGTCGAACGCTTCCGCGCCCAGGTCGTCGACACGGTCATCCCCTCGATGGACTGGGCCATGGTGCCGGTCACCGGCACCATCAACCTGATCCGCGATTTCCAGAGCTATCAGCGGCTGAGCGAGCAGAACCGCGAGCTGCGCAGCGAGCTGCGCCAGATGCGCGCCTGGAAAGAGGCCGCGCTGCAACTGGAACAGGAAAACGCCCGGCTGCTGGACCTGAACAATGTCCGCCTCGATCCGCGCCTGACCTATATCACCGGCGTAGTGATGGCCGATAGCGGCTCTCCCTTCCGGCAATCGGTGCTGCTGAACGTGGGCGCGCGCGACGGGATCGTCGATGGCTGGGCCGCGATGGACGGGATCGGGCTGGTGGGCCGGATCTCGGGCGTGGGGCAATCCTCGGCCCGGGTCATCCTGCTGACCGACGCGGCCAGTTCGATCCCCGCCACCATCCAGCCCTCGGGGCAGACCGCGCTGATCACCGGCGACAACACCGCTGCCCCGGTGGTCGATTTCCTGGAGAACCGCGAGCTTGTCCGTCCCGGCGACCGGGTGGTCACCTCGGGTGATGGCGGCGTGTTTCCCGCCGGTCTCTTGATCGGACAGGTGGCCGAGGACCGGACCGGGCGCCTGCGCGTACGCCTGTCGGCCGATTACGAACGGCTGGAGTTCCTGCGCGTGCTGCGTCATCACGGCACCGAGAAGATCGAAGATCACGGCGACGTGGTCGGCCCACCGGCCCCCGCCGCGCCCGATACCTCGGCGCTGACCACCCCAGCGGAGGCCACCGATGGATAG
- a CDS encoding phasin family protein: MAKTETTKITPASFTEVLKSMQGPVSMTSLVKPQLEQFWDAQEKLLAESERFTRHWFERRHEAIRTALDAARSATAADPANPAQAMETVMDWQRHSVERLVEDAREWFDTVSRCADYVSKTEAEAVGETLNEAQDLARKATKSAKSEPV; this comes from the coding sequence ATGGCCAAGACAGAAACAACCAAGATCACCCCCGCCTCGTTCACCGAGGTGTTGAAATCCATGCAAGGACCGGTGTCGATGACATCGCTGGTCAAGCCGCAGCTGGAACAGTTCTGGGACGCGCAGGAGAAGCTGCTGGCCGAATCCGAGCGCTTTACCCGCCATTGGTTCGAGCGCCGGCACGAGGCGATCCGCACCGCGCTGGACGCAGCGCGCAGCGCCACCGCCGCTGATCCGGCCAATCCGGCCCAGGCGATGGAAACCGTGATGGACTGGCAGCGCCATTCGGTCGAACGGCTGGTCGAGGATGCGCGCGAGTGGTTCGACACCGTCTCGCGCTGTGCCGATTACGTGTCCAAGACCGAGGCCGAGGCGGTTGGCGAAACGCTGAACGAAGCCCAAGATCTGGCCCGCAAGGCGACCAAATCGGCGAAATCCGAGCCGGTCTGA